A portion of the Paenibacillus hamazuiensis genome contains these proteins:
- the dnaX gene encoding DNA polymerase III subunit gamma/tau, producing the protein MAHIALYRTWRPQAFRDVVGQKHIIQTLQNSLREGRISHAYLFNGPRGTGKTSIAKIMAKAVNCEHGPAAEPCNECSACRRITEGSVMDVLEIDAASNRGVEEIRDIRDKVKYAPTEVRHKVYIIDEVHMLTTEAFNALLKTLEEPPAHVMFILATTEPHRIPATIISRCQRFDFRRVPLEEQVERLNQVCRHENIDAEPEAIRYIARLSDGGMRDAISLLDQIMAFSGKHISYADTLAMTGGIASDQFEKLAQAVMDQDVTAALQIIDDFMQEGKSADKCIENLIHFFRDVLLVKMVPGSQAVTERILDISRMQQVASGFSSEQIMRYIEVLNHYHMEMKYSAQPQTLFEVAMMKLCSSGSGASSGGGGAESSPAGSEPAGAVVRDLLGRIQRLESQLAELQKQAPVAASSAAPSMSTPAPFRSPSAPAATKRSVEKLDGFLQGADGAEIRAVKGKWSQVLARVKEQKITVHAWLVDGEPVAVSDERLLIAFKSAMHRETTERPANKQLIEQVIAELIGQPYRLATVMMKDWSAAAEQAKGSEAPREELKLVPEDETPPQEEKWVSEAIQLFGEDLVKIKDE; encoded by the coding sequence GCCGCAGGCTTTCCGGGACGTCGTCGGCCAGAAGCACATCATACAGACACTGCAAAATTCTTTGCGCGAAGGCCGCATATCCCATGCGTATTTGTTCAATGGGCCGCGAGGTACGGGAAAAACGAGCATTGCGAAAATTATGGCGAAGGCCGTAAACTGCGAGCATGGACCCGCTGCGGAGCCGTGCAACGAATGCTCGGCGTGCCGGCGCATTACGGAAGGCTCGGTTATGGACGTGCTCGAAATCGATGCCGCCTCGAACCGCGGCGTTGAGGAAATTCGCGATATTCGCGACAAGGTCAAATATGCGCCGACCGAAGTGCGGCATAAGGTGTACATCATCGACGAGGTTCATATGCTGACGACGGAAGCGTTCAACGCGCTTTTGAAGACGCTGGAGGAGCCGCCCGCACACGTGATGTTCATTTTGGCCACGACGGAGCCTCATCGGATACCGGCAACGATCATCTCGCGATGTCAACGATTCGATTTTCGCAGAGTGCCGCTGGAAGAGCAGGTAGAGCGTCTGAACCAGGTGTGCCGGCATGAAAATATCGACGCCGAACCCGAGGCCATCCGCTATATTGCGCGCTTGTCCGACGGCGGCATGCGCGATGCGATCAGCCTGCTCGATCAGATCATGGCGTTTTCGGGCAAACATATATCTTACGCGGATACGCTGGCTATGACCGGCGGCATCGCCTCCGACCAGTTCGAGAAGCTGGCGCAGGCCGTGATGGATCAGGATGTGACCGCGGCGCTGCAGATCATCGACGATTTCATGCAGGAAGGCAAGAGCGCGGATAAGTGCATTGAGAATCTGATTCATTTTTTCCGCGATGTCTTGCTTGTGAAAATGGTCCCGGGATCGCAGGCGGTCACCGAGCGCATTCTTGACATTTCGCGCATGCAGCAGGTGGCTTCGGGTTTTTCGAGCGAGCAGATCATGCGGTATATTGAAGTGCTCAACCATTATCATATGGAAATGAAATATTCGGCCCAGCCCCAAACGTTGTTTGAGGTAGCGATGATGAAGCTGTGCAGCTCGGGAAGCGGGGCTTCATCCGGCGGTGGGGGGGCGGAATCATCGCCGGCCGGCAGCGAGCCCGCGGGAGCGGTCGTCCGCGATTTGCTGGGGCGCATTCAGCGGCTGGAGAGCCAGCTCGCGGAGCTGCAAAAGCAAGCTCCGGTCGCCGCCTCTTCGGCTGCTCCCAGCATGTCAACGCCGGCGCCGTTTCGTTCGCCTTCCGCTCCGGCTGCCACCAAGCGAAGCGTCGAGAAGCTGGACGGCTTCCTGCAAGGAGCGGACGGGGCCGAGATCCGGGCGGTCAAAGGCAAGTGGAGCCAGGTTTTAGCTCGCGTCAAGGAGCAGAAAATCACGGTGCACGCTTGGCTAGTCGACGGAGAGCCCGTGGCGGTTTCGGACGAGCGCCTGCTCATCGCGTTCAAAAGCGCCATGCACCGCGAAACGACCGAACGCCCGGCCAACAAGCAGCTGATCGAACAAGTCATCGCCGAACTGATCGGGCAGCCTTACAGGCTGGCCACCGTGATGATGAAAGACTGGAGCGCCGCCGCCGAGCAGGCCAAAGGTTCCGAAGCTCCGCGCGAGGAGCTGAAGCTTGTTCCGGAAGACGAGACCCCGCCTCAGGAAGAGAAATGGGTTTCGGAAGCGATCCAATTGTTTGGCGAAGATCTGGTCAAAATAAAAGACGAATAA